Proteins from one Hydrogenophaga sp. SL48 genomic window:
- the kynB gene encoding arylformamidase, with the protein MKKLWDISPSVHAPSPVFPGDTAYSQQWVASIGPGCPVNVSAITLSPHVGAHADAPLHYDPEGAAIGAVDLQAFIGPCRVIHAIGCGPLVRPEHLAHAMQDLPPRVLVRVYERMPQDRFDNALPAFAPETVALLADRGVLLIGIDSASIDPADSKLLTSHQTIRQRGLRVLENLLLDDVPEGDYELIALPLKLTTADASPVRAVLRSLE; encoded by the coding sequence ATGAAAAAGCTCTGGGACATTTCCCCATCCGTTCACGCGCCGTCGCCCGTTTTTCCGGGTGACACCGCCTACTCGCAGCAGTGGGTGGCGAGCATCGGCCCGGGTTGCCCGGTCAACGTGAGCGCCATCACGCTGAGTCCGCACGTGGGCGCCCACGCCGACGCGCCGCTGCACTACGACCCCGAGGGCGCGGCCATCGGCGCGGTCGACCTGCAGGCCTTCATCGGCCCCTGCCGCGTGATCCACGCCATCGGCTGCGGGCCGCTGGTGCGACCGGAACACCTGGCACACGCGATGCAAGACCTCCCGCCCAGAGTGCTGGTGCGTGTCTACGAACGCATGCCGCAGGACCGCTTCGACAACGCCCTGCCCGCCTTCGCACCCGAGACCGTGGCGCTGCTGGCCGACCGCGGCGTGCTGCTGATCGGCATCGACAGCGCCAGCATCGACCCCGCCGACAGCAAGCTGCTGACCAGCCACCAGACCATCCGACAGCGCGGCCTGCGCGTGCTGGAGAACCTGCTGCTCGACGACGTGCCCGAGGGCGACTATGAACTGATCGCCCTGCCCCTGAAGCTCACCACCGCCGACGCGAGCCCCGTGCGCGCCGTGCTCAGAAGTCTCGAATGA
- a CDS encoding DUF2867 domain-containing protein: protein MKLMNHLLPEWQFAERHALQLDDITTAQAYASIVPGLSAEDPWVQRAIAVREMPGRLLRSLGLSRNTLPPQAFGFHSFTCLGQAPDREVVFGLAGQFWRLDYGLRPVTDAAAFTHMSDQPRLLLNVCVEPVSAQGCRLVTHTRVHCATEAQRRRFAPYWYAIRPVSGLIRQRLLQRIAKMARATAA, encoded by the coding sequence ATGAAACTGATGAACCACCTGTTGCCCGAATGGCAGTTCGCCGAGCGACACGCGCTGCAGCTTGACGACATCACTACGGCACAGGCCTACGCCAGCATCGTGCCCGGGCTCAGCGCCGAAGACCCGTGGGTCCAGCGGGCCATCGCTGTTCGCGAAATGCCGGGCCGGCTGCTGCGCAGCCTTGGCCTCTCTCGCAATACCCTGCCACCCCAGGCGTTCGGCTTTCACAGCTTCACCTGCCTGGGCCAGGCGCCAGACCGTGAGGTGGTATTCGGCCTGGCCGGTCAGTTCTGGCGATTGGATTACGGTCTGCGCCCGGTGACCGATGCGGCTGCGTTCACCCACATGTCCGACCAGCCCCGGCTGCTGCTCAATGTTTGTGTCGAACCAGTGAGCGCACAGGGTTGCCGGCTGGTCACCCACACGCGCGTCCACTGCGCCACCGAAGCGCAGCGCCGCCGCTTCGCGCCATATTGGTACGCGATTCGGCCGGTGAGCGGCCTGATTCGCCAGCGCCTGCTGCAACGCATTGCCAAGATGGCCCGCGCCACCGCTGCATGA
- a CDS encoding YkgJ family cysteine cluster protein: protein MSQCQTCGACCASFRVDFSVHETQSEGGSVPDGLWVPVTDHTARLRGTDHGLPRCAALSGKVGEKAVCGIYEWRPNPCREFEEGSDACAQARRRHGLAPLNPSFGG from the coding sequence ATGAGCCAGTGCCAAACCTGCGGCGCCTGTTGCGCCAGTTTCCGCGTGGACTTTTCGGTCCACGAAACACAATCCGAAGGCGGCAGCGTGCCCGATGGGTTGTGGGTACCTGTCACCGACCACACCGCCCGCCTGCGCGGCACCGACCACGGCCTCCCGCGCTGTGCGGCGCTCTCCGGCAAGGTGGGCGAGAAGGCCGTCTGCGGCATCTACGAGTGGCGACCCAATCCGTGTCGCGAGTTTGAAGAAGGCAGCGACGCCTGCGCGCAGGCGCGCCGCCGCCATGGGCTCGCGCCCCTGAATCCATCCTTCGGCGGCTGA
- a CDS encoding GNAT family N-acetyltransferase — translation MSPSGILVRPVELGDHGQWRPLWDGYNAFYGRTGDTALDKAITGQTWDRFFIASGPVKAFVAVLDRQVVGLAHTVCHPSTTRLRDVCYLQDLFTSTSARGQGVGRALIERVYAEAQAVGCSRVYWTTFEDNQTARRLYDRVTHYNGAIMYAKAL, via the coding sequence GTGAGCCCTTCCGGCATCCTGGTGCGGCCCGTTGAGCTGGGCGACCATGGGCAATGGCGCCCACTCTGGGACGGATACAACGCCTTTTACGGTCGCACCGGAGATACCGCGCTGGATAAGGCCATCACCGGCCAGACCTGGGACCGGTTTTTCATCGCGTCCGGTCCGGTCAAGGCGTTTGTCGCTGTGCTGGATCGGCAAGTTGTCGGGTTGGCCCACACCGTCTGCCACCCCAGCACCACGCGCCTGCGCGACGTCTGTTACCTGCAAGACCTGTTCACATCAACCTCAGCCAGAGGCCAAGGCGTTGGACGTGCCTTGATCGAACGGGTGTACGCCGAAGCCCAGGCCGTGGGCTGTTCACGGGTGTACTGGACGACCTTCGAAGACAACCAGACAGCTCGCCGTTTGTACGACCGGGTGACCCACTACAACGGCGCGATCATGTACGCGAAGGCGCTGTGA
- the kynA gene encoding tryptophan 2,3-dioxygenase encodes MSCPFHAGPDSAPASRTEAIVAEEKAQLDFSRDMSYGDYLQLDAVLSAQKPLSPAHDEMLFIVQHQTSELWMKLMLHELHAAMKHIANDELNTAFKMLARVSKIMEQLVHAWDVLATMTPPEYSALRPYLAQSSGFQSFQYRCIEFAMGNKNAAMLKPHAHSPERLAMVQAAFEAPSLYDEALRLLARRGIAVPESHTQRDWTQPYEAHAEVEQAWLTVYRDPKQHWDLYQLGEELTDLEDAFRLWRFRHVTTVERVIGFKRGTGGTGGVSYLRKMLDVVLFPEIWTLRTAL; translated from the coding sequence ATGTCCTGCCCCTTTCACGCCGGACCCGACAGCGCACCCGCGTCGCGGACCGAAGCCATCGTTGCCGAAGAAAAAGCCCAGCTCGACTTCAGCCGCGACATGAGCTACGGCGACTACCTGCAGCTCGACGCCGTGCTCAGCGCCCAGAAGCCGCTTTCGCCCGCACACGACGAGATGCTCTTCATCGTGCAGCACCAGACCAGCGAGCTGTGGATGAAGCTGATGCTGCACGAGCTGCACGCTGCCATGAAGCACATCGCCAACGACGAGCTCAACACCGCGTTCAAGATGCTGGCGCGCGTCTCCAAGATCATGGAACAGCTGGTGCACGCCTGGGACGTGCTGGCGACCATGACACCGCCCGAGTACAGCGCGCTGCGGCCCTACCTCGCGCAGTCCAGCGGCTTCCAGAGTTTCCAGTACCGCTGCATCGAGTTCGCGATGGGCAACAAGAACGCCGCCATGCTCAAGCCCCACGCCCACAGCCCCGAGCGGCTGGCGATGGTGCAGGCCGCGTTTGAGGCGCCCTCGCTGTACGACGAGGCGCTGCGCCTGCTGGCGCGGCGCGGCATCGCCGTGCCCGAGAGCCACACGCAGCGCGACTGGACCCAGCCCTACGAGGCGCACGCCGAGGTCGAGCAGGCCTGGCTCACCGTCTACCGGGACCCGAAACAGCACTGGGACCTCTACCAGCTCGGCGAAGAACTCACCGACCTCGAAGACGCTTTCCGCCTCTGGCGCTTCCGCCATGTGACCACGGTCGAGCGCGTGATCGGCTTCAAGCGCGGCACCGGTGGCACCGGCGGCGTGAGCTACCTGCGCAAGATGCTGGACGTGGTTCTCTTCCCGGAAATCTGGACGCTGAGAACGGCGCTGTAA
- a CDS encoding class I SAM-dependent methyltransferase: MQALFDAIATMAMPTDAQRVFHGRGGLHPGCEAWALDAFPPVWVLTKFGEATAEEQAALTAALQARQAQIAPGEPLNAVLQTRFEGRSETTVLAGSVPESHVVSEEGAKYRVNLVRGQNHGLFLDMAEGRRWVRAHAQGHKVLNLFAYTCAFSVAALQGGAKEVVNLDMAQGALTTGQQNHQLNGIHSGAKFLAHDLFSSWGKVTRLGPYGLVIMDPPSFQRGSFVAHKDYARLVRRLPDLLRPGGHALLCLNAPEIPEQFLRDLLAAEAPELELVQRLPNPTVFADVSSDRALKVLVARMPPLP; this comes from the coding sequence ATGCAAGCCCTGTTCGACGCCATCGCCACGATGGCCATGCCCACCGACGCGCAACGGGTCTTCCACGGGCGCGGCGGCCTGCACCCGGGCTGCGAGGCCTGGGCGCTGGACGCCTTCCCGCCCGTGTGGGTGCTCACCAAGTTCGGCGAGGCCACGGCCGAAGAACAGGCCGCGCTGACCGCCGCCCTGCAGGCGCGGCAAGCGCAGATCGCGCCCGGTGAACCGCTCAACGCCGTGCTGCAGACCCGGTTTGAGGGCCGCAGCGAAACCACCGTGCTCGCCGGCAGCGTGCCCGAATCGCACGTGGTCTCGGAAGAGGGTGCGAAGTACCGCGTCAACCTGGTGCGCGGCCAGAACCATGGTCTGTTCCTGGACATGGCCGAGGGCCGGCGCTGGGTGCGCGCGCACGCGCAGGGCCACAAGGTGCTCAACCTGTTTGCCTACACCTGCGCCTTTTCGGTGGCGGCGCTGCAGGGCGGCGCGAAAGAGGTGGTGAACCTCGACATGGCGCAGGGGGCGCTCACCACCGGCCAGCAGAACCACCAGTTGAACGGCATCCACAGCGGCGCCAAGTTCCTCGCGCACGACCTCTTCAGCTCCTGGGGCAAGGTCACGCGCCTGGGGCCGTATGGCCTGGTGATCATGGACCCGCCGAGCTTCCAGCGCGGCAGCTTCGTGGCCCACAAGGACTACGCGCGGCTGGTGCGCCGCCTGCCCGACCTGCTGCGCCCCGGCGGCCACGCCCTGCTCTGCCTGAACGCGCCGGAAATCCCGGAGCAGTTCCTGCGCGACCTGCTCGCCGCCGAGGCGCCCGAGCTGGAGCTGGTGCAGCGCCTGCCCAACCCGACGGTGTTCGCCGACGTGTCCAGCGACCGGGCGCTCAAGGTGTTGGTGGCGCGCATGCCGCCGCTGCCCTGA
- the kynU gene encoding kynureninase encodes MTTLQDCIALDAQDPLRDLRKAFNIPDSTLYLDGNSLGVMPAAAPARVADVVTREWGTDLIQSWNKNGWFQQPARVGDKIARLIGAGPGEVVATDSTSVNLFKVLSAAMNIAAADAPQRKRIVSERSNFPTDLYIAEALCKQHGMELVLVEPEEIAASLTADVAILMLTHVNYRTGAMHDMASVTAAAHAEGILTVWDLAHSAGAVPVDLHGAKADFSVGCGYKYLNGGPGAPAFVWVNPTHADRFWQPLAGWWGHAAPFAFTPDYQPAPGITRYQCGTQSMISLAALDCGVDTVLAAEPLGGMAALRAKSLALTDLFIQLVEERCAGHGLGLATPREHAQRGSQVCLTKDEGAYAIVQALIARGVIGDYRAGDGARHKDILRFGFTPLYIGFVDVWNSVEHLKQVLESGEWQRPEFNRKHAVT; translated from the coding sequence ATGACCACCCTGCAAGACTGCATCGCCCTCGACGCGCAAGACCCGCTGCGCGACCTGCGCAAGGCCTTCAACATCCCCGACAGCACCCTCTACCTCGACGGCAATTCGCTGGGCGTGATGCCCGCCGCCGCGCCGGCGCGCGTGGCCGATGTGGTGACCCGCGAGTGGGGCACCGACCTGATCCAGAGCTGGAACAAGAACGGCTGGTTCCAGCAACCGGCCAGGGTCGGCGACAAGATCGCTCGCCTGATCGGCGCCGGCCCCGGCGAGGTGGTCGCCACCGACAGCACCTCGGTCAACCTGTTCAAGGTGCTGTCCGCCGCCATGAACATCGCCGCCGCCGACGCGCCGCAGCGCAAACGCATCGTGAGCGAACGCAGCAACTTCCCGACCGACCTCTACATCGCCGAAGCGCTGTGCAAGCAGCACGGCATGGAACTGGTGCTGGTGGAGCCCGAAGAAATCGCGGCTTCGCTGACCGCCGACGTCGCCATCCTCATGCTCACGCACGTGAACTACCGCACCGGTGCCATGCACGACATGGCCTCGGTGACGGCCGCCGCGCACGCCGAAGGCATCCTGACCGTGTGGGACCTGGCGCACAGCGCGGGCGCGGTGCCGGTGGATCTGCACGGCGCCAAGGCGGACTTCTCGGTGGGCTGCGGCTACAAGTACCTCAACGGCGGCCCGGGCGCCCCGGCCTTCGTCTGGGTGAACCCGACACACGCCGACCGCTTCTGGCAGCCACTGGCCGGCTGGTGGGGCCATGCTGCACCGTTTGCCTTCACGCCCGACTACCAGCCGGCGCCGGGGATCACCCGCTACCAGTGCGGCACGCAGTCCATGATCAGCCTGGCCGCGCTGGACTGCGGCGTGGACACGGTGCTGGCCGCCGAGCCGCTGGGCGGCATGGCCGCGCTGCGCGCGAAGTCGCTGGCGCTGACCGACCTGTTCATCCAACTGGTCGAAGAGCGCTGCGCCGGCCACGGTCTGGGTCTGGCCACCCCGCGCGAGCACGCGCAGCGCGGCTCGCAGGTGTGTCTCACGAAGGACGAGGGCGCCTACGCCATCGTGCAGGCGCTGATCGCGCGCGGCGTGATCGGTGACTACCGCGCGGGCGACGGCGCTCGGCACAAGGACATCCTGCGCTTCGGCTTCACGCCGCTGTACATCGGCTTCGTGGACGTCTGGAACTCGGTCGAGCACCTGAAGCAGGTGCTCGAATCGGGCGAGTGGCAACGCCCCGAGTTCAACCGCAAGCACGCCGTGACCTGA